The sequence CAGGTCGCGGCGCTCATCGGCCGCGTCGACCGGCGAGGCAGGATGCTGTGGTCGCTGCCCAAGGGACATATCGAGGTCGGTGAGACCGCCGAACAGACCGCGATCCGCGAGGTCGCCGAAGAGACCGGCGTGCGGGGCAGCGTGCTGGCCGCGCTGGGCAGCATCGACTACTGGTTCGTCACCGACGGCCGCCGGGTGCACAAGACCGTGCACCACTACCTGATGCGGTTCGCCAGCGGAGAGCTGTGCGACGACGACATGGAGGTCGCCGAAGTGGCGTGGGTGCCGATCCGGGAGCTGCCGTCCCGGTTGGCTTACGCCGACGAACGACGGTTGGCGCTGGTCGCCGACGAATTGATCGACCGACTGCAGGCCGACGGTCCGGCAGCCCTGCCGCCCCTGCCGGTGACCGCACCCTGGCGACGCCCGCAGACGCATTCCCGCGCCCGCCGTACTCGCGCAGGCGAGAACTCGCCGGACCCGAAGAACGGTCGCAGGCTGGACCCGTGACCCGCACGCGACGAAGCGGTGGGGGTCCCTTGCCGAGGCGGTTGGCGGCCCTCCCGATGGTGGTGGCCGCCCTCTTGATGACCCTCGGCACGGCGCTCGGTGGCGCCGCCCCGCACGTCGCCGCCGGCGAACCCGACGTGGCGCCGTTCGTCCAGATCCGCATCGACCGCGTCACCCCGGAGGTCGTCACCACTTCCAGCGTCCCGCTGGTCACCGTCGCCGGCACGGTGAGCAACGTCGGCGACCGACCGGTCCGCGATGTGATGGTGCGCCTCGAGCAGGCCGGCGCCGTCGCCTCCTCCGCGGGCCTGCGCACCAACCTCAGCGGAGCCAACGACCAGTACCGCGCGGTGGGCGCCTTCAGCACGGTGGCCGCCGAACTACAGCGCGGTCAGGAAGCCCGCTTCACGCTGACCGCGCCGCTGCGCTCGGCGAGCGAGCCGGCCTTGAACGTCGACCGCCCCGGCATCTATCCGGTGCTGGTCAACGTCAACGGCACACCCGACTACGGCGAGCCGACCCGTCTCGACGACGCCCGCTTCCTGCTCCCGGTGACCGGCCTGCCCAAACCCGACCCGGACTCCGAGCTGCCCGCCGGCGCCGTCGCACCCGACATCTCCCAGCCGGTGCGGCTCACCATGTTCTGGCCGCTGGCCGACCGGCCCCGGCTGACACCCGGAGCGCCCGGCGGCACCCTGCCGGTTCGGCTCACCGACGACGACCTGGCGACATCACTGGCTCCGGGCGGGCGCCTCGACGCCCTGCTGTCCGCCGCCGAATTCGCCACCAGCCCCGCGGTGGACGCCAACGGAGTGGTCAACCGGGCGCTATGCCTGGCCATCGACCCCGACCTGGTGGTCACGGTCAACGCGATGACCAACGGCTACGTGGTCGCCGACTCCCCCGACAGCGCTACCTCGCACCCGGGCACCGGCCGGGACGCCGCCCGGACCTGGCTGGAACGGCTGCGGCGGTTGGCGCACCACACCTGTGTCACGGCAACCCCGTACGCGCAGGCCGACCTGGACGCGCTGGCGCGGGTGGGCGACGCGCGGCTCAACGAGATCGCCGTGCACAAGCCCGCCGACATCATCGACCGCATCCTCGAGGTGACCTCGACCCGTGGCGCGGTCCTGCTCGGCGACGGCCGGCTCACGACCGGCGCCGCGGACCTGATCAGTGCGCAGGGCTCAGAGGGCACAGCGGTGGTGATCAACGCCGGCGACTGTGCGGCCCAGGACTCGGTGGCGGGCGCCTCTGCCACCGCCGACGTCACCCCGCGGCGACTGTCCCCGCACCTGGTGTCGGTGCCCTACGACCCCGCCGTCGGCGCCGCGCTGGCCGCGATGGGCACCGACCCGTTCGCACCCAGCTACCAGGACACCTCGCTGGCCGTCCGGCTTCGCCACGACTCCGCGCTGGCCCGTCGCCAGGACGCCCTGGGCTCCATGCTGTGGCGCGGACTGGAATCCCCGGACAGCCCCGGCGCGCCACGCGACGAGATTCTGATGCCGCCGGCGTACTGGAAGCCCCGGGCCGACGACGCCCAGGCGGTGCTGACCACCTTGGCCACCGCACTGCGCTCCGGGCTGGCCGTGGCCCGGCCGCTGACCACGGTGCTCGCCGAATCGCGTGACGTCACAGCCCAACCCGAGCACCCGCTGCCGGCCCAGCAGCCGGCGGGCGGTTTCAGCCCGGACGTGCTCGGCGCAGTAGCCAACGACATCGGCCGGCTGACCGCCTTGACCTCGGCGTTGACCACCGACGCCCGCACCGGCCTGACCGGTGAGGCGTACACGGCGCCGCTCGCCGAGGGCATGCTGCGCGCGCTGACCCAGTCCGAGCCGGTCGATGTCCGCAACGGCCTGGCGGCGCAGCGGCTGGCGATCATCGGCAACACCGTCACCGACCTGATCGGCGCGGTCACCATCGTCAACCCCGCCGACTCCTACACCCTGGCCACCGAGCACAGCCCCCTGCCGCTTGCGCTGCGCAATGACCTGGCGGTGCCGATCCGGGTGCGGCTGCACGTCGATG is a genomic window of Mycolicibacter heraklionensis containing:
- a CDS encoding NUDIX hydrolase, translating into MSADGGEANSGRRRRRRRGRRTSGPKINHTETPATEGSPSANATPGRVAQRRPRTARHGPERLRTVHETSAGGLVVDGIDGPREEQVAALIGRVDRRGRMLWSLPKGHIEVGETAEQTAIREVAEETGVRGSVLAALGSIDYWFVTDGRRVHKTVHHYLMRFASGELCDDDMEVAEVAWVPIRELPSRLAYADERRLALVADELIDRLQADGPAALPPLPVTAPWRRPQTHSRARRTRAGENSPDPKNGRRLDP